In one window of Synchiropus splendidus isolate RoL2022-P1 chromosome 15, RoL_Sspl_1.0, whole genome shotgun sequence DNA:
- the eya4 gene encoding eyes absent homolog 4 isoform X7, protein MEATQELSDQMVKKANTDSHVPDPSDTRCMEMQDLTSPHNRVGGADSSSSKLDKTSLGSPSITTNGTGVKTEPMNSDTVTTTGDTSLDTYAGSVITSSGYSPRSAHQYSPPLYPSKPYPHILSTPAAPPMPTYAGQPQFSSMQQSTVYTAYSQSGQAYGLSGYDLGVMLPGIKTESGLAQSQSPLQTGLSYSPGFTTPQPGQTAYSPYQMPGSSFTPTSGLYASNNSVSSTANYTATQQDYPSYATFGQNQYAQYYSASTYGTYMTSNSVDGTGSAAAYQLQDPAPAMTGQAADLHPGDFDTVQSPSTPIKELDDRACRSGGSKSRGRGRKNNPSPPPDSDLERVFVWDLDETIIVFHSLLTGSYAQKYGKDPPMAVTLGLRMEEMIFNLADTHLFFNDLEECDQVHIDDVSSDDNGQDLSTYSFATDGFHAAATSANLCLATGVRGGVDWMRKLAFRYRRVKELYSTYKNNVGGLLGPAKRDAWLQLRAEVEALTDSWLTHALKSLSIISSRSNCVNVLVTTTQLIPALAKVLLYSLGSVFPIENIYSATKIGKESCFERIMQRFGRKVVYVVVGDGVEEEQAAKKHNMPFWRISSHSDLLALHQALEFEYL, encoded by the exons GTGAAGAAAGCAAACACTGACTCTCATGTTCCAGACCCTTCTGACACCAG GTGTATGGAAATGCAGGACCTGACCAGTCCTCATAACCGTGTGGGAGGTGCAGATTCTAGCAGCTCCAAACTGGACAAGACCAGCCTGGGCAGTCCATCCATCACCACCAATGGAACTGGAG TAAAAACAGAGCCGATGAACAGCGACACAGTCACTACAACAGGCGACACATCTCTGGACACATACGCCGGCTCAG TCATCACCAGCAGCGGCTACAGCCCTCGCTCTGCTCATCAGTACTCTCCTCCTCTGTACCCGTCAAA GCCCTACCCTCATATACTCTCCACGCCAGCGGCCCCGCCCATGCCCACGTACGCGGGCCAGCCTCAGTTCAGCAGCATGCAGCAGTCCACTGTATACACGGCATACTCCCAGTCAGGACAGGCCTACGGACTGTCAGGATACG ATCTGGGTGTGATGCTGCCCGGCATTAAAACCGAGAGCGGCCTGGCTCAGAGTCAGTCCCCGCTCCAGACTGGCCTCAGCTACAGCCCCGGCTTCACCACGCCTCAGCCCGGACAGACCGCCTACTCTCCCTATCAGATGCCAG gttccagtttcacccccacgtCAGGCCTCTACGCCTCCAACAACTCAGTGAGCAGCACTGCCAACTACACCGCCACACAGCAG GATTATCCCTCGTACGCAACATTTGGCCAAAACCAGTACGCCCAGTATTACTCCGCCTCCACTTATGGGACATATATGACCTCGAATAGCGTGGACGGCACCGGCTCAGCCGCTGCCTATCAGCTTCAGGATCCCGCCCCTGCCATGACTGGACAGGCAGCTGACCTTCATCCAG GGGACTTCGACACAGTGCAGAGCCCCTCCACGCCCATCAAAGAGCTGGACGACCGAGCCTGCCGGAGTGGGGGGTCCAAGTCCCGGGGCAGGGGCCGCAAGAATaacccctcccctcctccggaCAGTGACCTGGAG CGGGTTTTTGTGTGGGATCTGGATGAAACCATCATCGTCTTCCACTCTCTGCTCACCGGCTCGTATGCACAAAAATATGGCAAG GACCCCCCCATGGCGGTGACGCTGGGCCTGAGGATGGAAGAGATGATCTTCAACTTGGCCGACACACATTTATTCTTCAATGATCTGGAG GAGTGTGATCAGGTACATATCGATGACGTGTCATCAGACGACAACGGACAAGACTTAAG TACTTACAGTTTTGCAACTGATGGCTTCCATGCAGCTGCGACCAGCGCTAACCTGTGTCTGGCCACGGGGGTCCGAGGCGGGGTCGACTGGATGAGGAAACTGGCCTTCCGCTACCGACGGGTCAAAGAGTTGTATAGCACTTACAAAAACAATGTGGGCG GTCTGCTGGGTCCAGCCAAGAGAGACGCCTGGCTGCAGCTGAGAGCCGAGGTGGAGGCTCTGACCGACTCCTGGCTGACACACGCGCTCAAGTCGCTGTCCATCATCAGCTCAAG GAGTAATTGCGTAAACGTGTTGGTGACCACGACTCAGCTCATCCCTGCGCTGGCTAAAGTTCTTTTGTATAGTCTGGGATCGGTTTTTCCCATCGAGAACATTTATAGTGCAACCAAAATAG GAAAAGAGAGTTGCTTTGAGCGAATAATGCAAAGGTTTGGCAGGAAAGTAGTGTATGTTGTAGTTGGGGACGGTGTGGAAGAAGAGCAGGCGGCCAAAAAG CACAACATGCCCTTCTGGAGAATATCCAGCCACTCGGACCTGCTGGCGTTACATCAAGCACTGGAGTTTGAGTACCTGTAA
- the eya4 gene encoding eyes absent homolog 4 isoform X3: MEATQELSDQMVKKANTDSHVPDPSDTRCMEMQDLTSPHNRVGGADSSSSKLDKTSLGSPSITTNGTGGENMTVLNTADWLLGCSSPPPAPGSKDYVKTEPMNSDTVTTTGDTSLDTYAGSVITSSGYSPRSAHQYSPPLYPSKPYPHILSTPAAPPMPTYAGQPQFSSMQQSTVYTAYSQSGQAYGLSGYDLGVMLPGIKTESGLAQSQSPLQTGLSYSPGFTTPQPGQTAYSPYQMPGSSFTPTSGLYASNNSVSSTANYTATQQDYPSYATFGQNQYAQYYSASTYGTYMTSNSVDGTGSAAAYQLQDPAPAMTGQAADLHPGDFDTVQSPSTPIKELDDRACRSGGSKSRGRGRKNNPSPPPDSDLERVFVWDLDETIIVFHSLLTGSYAQKYGKDPPMAVTLGLRMEEMIFNLADTHLFFNDLEECDQVHIDDVSSDDNGQDLSTYSFATDGFHAAATSANLCLATGVRGGVDWMRKLAFRYRRVKELYSTYKNNVGGLLGPAKRDAWLQLRAEVEALTDSWLTHALKSLSIISSRSNCVNVLVTTTQLIPALAKVLLYSLGSVFPIENIYSATKIGKESCFERIVSRFGTNVTYVVVGDGKDEEHAASQHNMPFWRISSHSDLLALHQALEFEYL, from the exons GTGAAGAAAGCAAACACTGACTCTCATGTTCCAGACCCTTCTGACACCAG GTGTATGGAAATGCAGGACCTGACCAGTCCTCATAACCGTGTGGGAGGTGCAGATTCTAGCAGCTCCAAACTGGACAAGACCAGCCTGGGCAGTCCATCCATCACCACCAATGGAACTGGAG GTGAAAACATGACAGTACTAAACACGGCTGATTGGCTGCTGGGCTGCAGCAGCCCGCCCCCTGCCCCCGGCTCCAAGGACTATG TAAAAACAGAGCCGATGAACAGCGACACAGTCACTACAACAGGCGACACATCTCTGGACACATACGCCGGCTCAG TCATCACCAGCAGCGGCTACAGCCCTCGCTCTGCTCATCAGTACTCTCCTCCTCTGTACCCGTCAAA GCCCTACCCTCATATACTCTCCACGCCAGCGGCCCCGCCCATGCCCACGTACGCGGGCCAGCCTCAGTTCAGCAGCATGCAGCAGTCCACTGTATACACGGCATACTCCCAGTCAGGACAGGCCTACGGACTGTCAGGATACG ATCTGGGTGTGATGCTGCCCGGCATTAAAACCGAGAGCGGCCTGGCTCAGAGTCAGTCCCCGCTCCAGACTGGCCTCAGCTACAGCCCCGGCTTCACCACGCCTCAGCCCGGACAGACCGCCTACTCTCCCTATCAGATGCCAG gttccagtttcacccccacgtCAGGCCTCTACGCCTCCAACAACTCAGTGAGCAGCACTGCCAACTACACCGCCACACAGCAG GATTATCCCTCGTACGCAACATTTGGCCAAAACCAGTACGCCCAGTATTACTCCGCCTCCACTTATGGGACATATATGACCTCGAATAGCGTGGACGGCACCGGCTCAGCCGCTGCCTATCAGCTTCAGGATCCCGCCCCTGCCATGACTGGACAGGCAGCTGACCTTCATCCAG GGGACTTCGACACAGTGCAGAGCCCCTCCACGCCCATCAAAGAGCTGGACGACCGAGCCTGCCGGAGTGGGGGGTCCAAGTCCCGGGGCAGGGGCCGCAAGAATaacccctcccctcctccggaCAGTGACCTGGAG CGGGTTTTTGTGTGGGATCTGGATGAAACCATCATCGTCTTCCACTCTCTGCTCACCGGCTCGTATGCACAAAAATATGGCAAG GACCCCCCCATGGCGGTGACGCTGGGCCTGAGGATGGAAGAGATGATCTTCAACTTGGCCGACACACATTTATTCTTCAATGATCTGGAG GAGTGTGATCAGGTACATATCGATGACGTGTCATCAGACGACAACGGACAAGACTTAAG TACTTACAGTTTTGCAACTGATGGCTTCCATGCAGCTGCGACCAGCGCTAACCTGTGTCTGGCCACGGGGGTCCGAGGCGGGGTCGACTGGATGAGGAAACTGGCCTTCCGCTACCGACGGGTCAAAGAGTTGTATAGCACTTACAAAAACAATGTGGGCG GTCTGCTGGGTCCAGCCAAGAGAGACGCCTGGCTGCAGCTGAGAGCCGAGGTGGAGGCTCTGACCGACTCCTGGCTGACACACGCGCTCAAGTCGCTGTCCATCATCAGCTCAAG GAGTAATTGCGTAAACGTGTTGGTGACCACGACTCAGCTCATCCCTGCGCTGGCTAAAGTTCTTTTGTATAGTCTGGGATCGGTTTTTCCCATCGAGAACATTTATAGTGCAACCAAAATAG GCAAAGAGAGCTGTTTTGAGCGTATAGTCTCCCGCTTTGGCACTAACGTTACATATGTTGTGGTTGGCGATGGGAAGGATGAAGAGCATGCAGCCAGCCAG CACAACATGCCCTTCTGGAGAATATCCAGCCACTCGGACCTGCTGGCGTTACATCAAGCACTGGAGTTTGAGTACCTGTAA
- the eya4 gene encoding eyes absent homolog 4 isoform X5 — protein MEATQELSDQMVKKANTDSHVPDPSDTRCMEMQDLTSPHNRVGGADSSSSKLDKTSLGSPSITTNGTGVKTEPMNSDTVTTTGDTSLDTYAGSVITSSGYSPRSAHQYSPPLYPSKPYPHILSTPAAPPMPTYAGQPQFSSMQQSTVYTAYSQSGQAYGLSGYDLGVMLPGIKTESGLAQSQSPLQTGLSYSPGFTTPQPGQTAYSPYQMPGSSFTPTSGLYASNNSVSSTANYTATQQDYPSYATFGQNQYAQYYSASTYGTYMTSNSVDGTGSAAAYQLQDPAPAMTGQAADLHPGDFDTVQSPSTPIKELDDRACRSGGSKSRGRGRKNNPSPPPDSDLERVFVWDLDETIIVFHSLLTGSYAQKYGKDPPMAVTLGLRMEEMIFNLADTHLFFNDLEECDQVHIDDVSSDDNGQDLSTYSFATDGFHAAATSANLCLATGVRGGVDWMRKLAFRYRRVKELYSTYKNNVGGLLGPAKRDAWLQLRAEVEALTDSWLTHALKSLSIISSRSNCVNVLVTTTQLIPALAKVLLYSLGSVFPIENIYSATKIGKESCFERIMQRFGRKVVYVVVGDGVEEEQAAKKVTDLCHLSDPAYSAQCDALIGPGLPFLCSRGFL, from the exons GTGAAGAAAGCAAACACTGACTCTCATGTTCCAGACCCTTCTGACACCAG GTGTATGGAAATGCAGGACCTGACCAGTCCTCATAACCGTGTGGGAGGTGCAGATTCTAGCAGCTCCAAACTGGACAAGACCAGCCTGGGCAGTCCATCCATCACCACCAATGGAACTGGAG TAAAAACAGAGCCGATGAACAGCGACACAGTCACTACAACAGGCGACACATCTCTGGACACATACGCCGGCTCAG TCATCACCAGCAGCGGCTACAGCCCTCGCTCTGCTCATCAGTACTCTCCTCCTCTGTACCCGTCAAA GCCCTACCCTCATATACTCTCCACGCCAGCGGCCCCGCCCATGCCCACGTACGCGGGCCAGCCTCAGTTCAGCAGCATGCAGCAGTCCACTGTATACACGGCATACTCCCAGTCAGGACAGGCCTACGGACTGTCAGGATACG ATCTGGGTGTGATGCTGCCCGGCATTAAAACCGAGAGCGGCCTGGCTCAGAGTCAGTCCCCGCTCCAGACTGGCCTCAGCTACAGCCCCGGCTTCACCACGCCTCAGCCCGGACAGACCGCCTACTCTCCCTATCAGATGCCAG gttccagtttcacccccacgtCAGGCCTCTACGCCTCCAACAACTCAGTGAGCAGCACTGCCAACTACACCGCCACACAGCAG GATTATCCCTCGTACGCAACATTTGGCCAAAACCAGTACGCCCAGTATTACTCCGCCTCCACTTATGGGACATATATGACCTCGAATAGCGTGGACGGCACCGGCTCAGCCGCTGCCTATCAGCTTCAGGATCCCGCCCCTGCCATGACTGGACAGGCAGCTGACCTTCATCCAG GGGACTTCGACACAGTGCAGAGCCCCTCCACGCCCATCAAAGAGCTGGACGACCGAGCCTGCCGGAGTGGGGGGTCCAAGTCCCGGGGCAGGGGCCGCAAGAATaacccctcccctcctccggaCAGTGACCTGGAG CGGGTTTTTGTGTGGGATCTGGATGAAACCATCATCGTCTTCCACTCTCTGCTCACCGGCTCGTATGCACAAAAATATGGCAAG GACCCCCCCATGGCGGTGACGCTGGGCCTGAGGATGGAAGAGATGATCTTCAACTTGGCCGACACACATTTATTCTTCAATGATCTGGAG GAGTGTGATCAGGTACATATCGATGACGTGTCATCAGACGACAACGGACAAGACTTAAG TACTTACAGTTTTGCAACTGATGGCTTCCATGCAGCTGCGACCAGCGCTAACCTGTGTCTGGCCACGGGGGTCCGAGGCGGGGTCGACTGGATGAGGAAACTGGCCTTCCGCTACCGACGGGTCAAAGAGTTGTATAGCACTTACAAAAACAATGTGGGCG GTCTGCTGGGTCCAGCCAAGAGAGACGCCTGGCTGCAGCTGAGAGCCGAGGTGGAGGCTCTGACCGACTCCTGGCTGACACACGCGCTCAAGTCGCTGTCCATCATCAGCTCAAG GAGTAATTGCGTAAACGTGTTGGTGACCACGACTCAGCTCATCCCTGCGCTGGCTAAAGTTCTTTTGTATAGTCTGGGATCGGTTTTTCCCATCGAGAACATTTATAGTGCAACCAAAATAG GAAAAGAGAGTTGCTTTGAGCGAATAATGCAAAGGTTTGGCAGGAAAGTAGTGTATGTTGTAGTTGGGGACGGTGTGGAAGAAGAGCAGGCGGCCAAAAAGGTAACTGACCTCTGTCACCTCTCTGACCCCGCCTACTCCGCTCAGTGTGACGCTCTGATTGGACCCGGCCTGCCTTTTCTTTGCTCTAGAGGTTTTTTGTGA
- the eya4 gene encoding eyes absent homolog 4 isoform X2, whose product MEATQELSDQMVKKANTDSHVPDPSDTRCMEMQDLTSPHNRVGGADSSSSKLDKTSLGSPSITTNGTGGENMTVLNTADWLLGCSSPPPAPGSKDYVKTEPMNSDTVTTTGDTSLDTYAGSVITSSGYSPRSAHQYSPPLYPSKPYPHILSTPAAPPMPTYAGQPQFSSMQQSTVYTAYSQSGQAYGLSGYDLGVMLPGIKTESGLAQSQSPLQTGLSYSPGFTTPQPGQTAYSPYQMPGSSFTPTSGLYASNNSVSSTANYTATQQDYPSYATFGQNQYAQYYSASTYGTYMTSNSVDGTGSAAAYQLQDPAPAMTGQAADLHPGDFDTVQSPSTPIKELDDRACRSGGSKSRGRGRKNNPSPPPDSDLERVFVWDLDETIIVFHSLLTGSYAQKYGKDPPMAVTLGLRMEEMIFNLADTHLFFNDLEECDQVHIDDVSSDDNGQDLSTYSFATDGFHAAATSANLCLATGVRGGVDWMRKLAFRYRRVKELYSTYKNNVGGLLGPAKRDAWLQLRAEVEALTDSWLTHALKSLSIISSRSNCVNVLVTTTQLIPALAKVLLYSLGSVFPIENIYSATKIGKESCFERIMQRFGRKVVYVVVGDGVEEEQAAKKHNMPFWRISSHSDLLALHQALEFEYL is encoded by the exons GTGAAGAAAGCAAACACTGACTCTCATGTTCCAGACCCTTCTGACACCAG GTGTATGGAAATGCAGGACCTGACCAGTCCTCATAACCGTGTGGGAGGTGCAGATTCTAGCAGCTCCAAACTGGACAAGACCAGCCTGGGCAGTCCATCCATCACCACCAATGGAACTGGAG GTGAAAACATGACAGTACTAAACACGGCTGATTGGCTGCTGGGCTGCAGCAGCCCGCCCCCTGCCCCCGGCTCCAAGGACTATG TAAAAACAGAGCCGATGAACAGCGACACAGTCACTACAACAGGCGACACATCTCTGGACACATACGCCGGCTCAG TCATCACCAGCAGCGGCTACAGCCCTCGCTCTGCTCATCAGTACTCTCCTCCTCTGTACCCGTCAAA GCCCTACCCTCATATACTCTCCACGCCAGCGGCCCCGCCCATGCCCACGTACGCGGGCCAGCCTCAGTTCAGCAGCATGCAGCAGTCCACTGTATACACGGCATACTCCCAGTCAGGACAGGCCTACGGACTGTCAGGATACG ATCTGGGTGTGATGCTGCCCGGCATTAAAACCGAGAGCGGCCTGGCTCAGAGTCAGTCCCCGCTCCAGACTGGCCTCAGCTACAGCCCCGGCTTCACCACGCCTCAGCCCGGACAGACCGCCTACTCTCCCTATCAGATGCCAG gttccagtttcacccccacgtCAGGCCTCTACGCCTCCAACAACTCAGTGAGCAGCACTGCCAACTACACCGCCACACAGCAG GATTATCCCTCGTACGCAACATTTGGCCAAAACCAGTACGCCCAGTATTACTCCGCCTCCACTTATGGGACATATATGACCTCGAATAGCGTGGACGGCACCGGCTCAGCCGCTGCCTATCAGCTTCAGGATCCCGCCCCTGCCATGACTGGACAGGCAGCTGACCTTCATCCAG GGGACTTCGACACAGTGCAGAGCCCCTCCACGCCCATCAAAGAGCTGGACGACCGAGCCTGCCGGAGTGGGGGGTCCAAGTCCCGGGGCAGGGGCCGCAAGAATaacccctcccctcctccggaCAGTGACCTGGAG CGGGTTTTTGTGTGGGATCTGGATGAAACCATCATCGTCTTCCACTCTCTGCTCACCGGCTCGTATGCACAAAAATATGGCAAG GACCCCCCCATGGCGGTGACGCTGGGCCTGAGGATGGAAGAGATGATCTTCAACTTGGCCGACACACATTTATTCTTCAATGATCTGGAG GAGTGTGATCAGGTACATATCGATGACGTGTCATCAGACGACAACGGACAAGACTTAAG TACTTACAGTTTTGCAACTGATGGCTTCCATGCAGCTGCGACCAGCGCTAACCTGTGTCTGGCCACGGGGGTCCGAGGCGGGGTCGACTGGATGAGGAAACTGGCCTTCCGCTACCGACGGGTCAAAGAGTTGTATAGCACTTACAAAAACAATGTGGGCG GTCTGCTGGGTCCAGCCAAGAGAGACGCCTGGCTGCAGCTGAGAGCCGAGGTGGAGGCTCTGACCGACTCCTGGCTGACACACGCGCTCAAGTCGCTGTCCATCATCAGCTCAAG GAGTAATTGCGTAAACGTGTTGGTGACCACGACTCAGCTCATCCCTGCGCTGGCTAAAGTTCTTTTGTATAGTCTGGGATCGGTTTTTCCCATCGAGAACATTTATAGTGCAACCAAAATAG GAAAAGAGAGTTGCTTTGAGCGAATAATGCAAAGGTTTGGCAGGAAAGTAGTGTATGTTGTAGTTGGGGACGGTGTGGAAGAAGAGCAGGCGGCCAAAAAG CACAACATGCCCTTCTGGAGAATATCCAGCCACTCGGACCTGCTGGCGTTACATCAAGCACTGGAGTTTGAGTACCTGTAA
- the eya4 gene encoding eyes absent homolog 4 isoform X8 translates to MEATQELSDQMVKKANTDSHVPDPSDTRCMEMQDLTSPHNRVGGADSSSSKLDKTSLGSPSITTNGTGGENMTVLNTADWLLGCSSPPPAPGSKDYVKTEPMNSDTVTTTGDTSLDTYAGSVITSSGYSPRSAHQYSPPLYPSKPYPHILSTPAAPPMPTYAGQPQFSSMQQSTVYTAYSQSGQAYGLSGYDLGVMLPGIKTESGLAQSQSPLQTGLSYSPGFTTPQPGQTAYSPYQMPGSSFTPTSGLYASNNSVSSTANYTATQQDYPSYATFGQNQYAQYYSASTYGTYMTSNSVDGTGSAAAYQLQDPAPAMTGQAADLHPGDFDTVQSPSTPIKELDDRACRSGGSKSRGRGRKNNPSPPPDSDLERVFVWDLDETIIVFHSLLTGSYAQKYGKDPPMAVTLGLRMEEMIFNLADTHLFFNDLEECDQVHIDDVSSDDNGQDLSTYSFATDGFHAAATSANLCLATGVRGGVDWMRKLAFRYRRVKELYSTYKNNVGGLLGPAKRDAWLQLRAEVEALTDSWLTHALKSLSIISSRSNCVNVLVTTTQLIPALAKVLLYSLGSVFPIENIYSATKIAQHALLENIQPLGPAGVTSSTGV, encoded by the exons GTGAAGAAAGCAAACACTGACTCTCATGTTCCAGACCCTTCTGACACCAG GTGTATGGAAATGCAGGACCTGACCAGTCCTCATAACCGTGTGGGAGGTGCAGATTCTAGCAGCTCCAAACTGGACAAGACCAGCCTGGGCAGTCCATCCATCACCACCAATGGAACTGGAG GTGAAAACATGACAGTACTAAACACGGCTGATTGGCTGCTGGGCTGCAGCAGCCCGCCCCCTGCCCCCGGCTCCAAGGACTATG TAAAAACAGAGCCGATGAACAGCGACACAGTCACTACAACAGGCGACACATCTCTGGACACATACGCCGGCTCAG TCATCACCAGCAGCGGCTACAGCCCTCGCTCTGCTCATCAGTACTCTCCTCCTCTGTACCCGTCAAA GCCCTACCCTCATATACTCTCCACGCCAGCGGCCCCGCCCATGCCCACGTACGCGGGCCAGCCTCAGTTCAGCAGCATGCAGCAGTCCACTGTATACACGGCATACTCCCAGTCAGGACAGGCCTACGGACTGTCAGGATACG ATCTGGGTGTGATGCTGCCCGGCATTAAAACCGAGAGCGGCCTGGCTCAGAGTCAGTCCCCGCTCCAGACTGGCCTCAGCTACAGCCCCGGCTTCACCACGCCTCAGCCCGGACAGACCGCCTACTCTCCCTATCAGATGCCAG gttccagtttcacccccacgtCAGGCCTCTACGCCTCCAACAACTCAGTGAGCAGCACTGCCAACTACACCGCCACACAGCAG GATTATCCCTCGTACGCAACATTTGGCCAAAACCAGTACGCCCAGTATTACTCCGCCTCCACTTATGGGACATATATGACCTCGAATAGCGTGGACGGCACCGGCTCAGCCGCTGCCTATCAGCTTCAGGATCCCGCCCCTGCCATGACTGGACAGGCAGCTGACCTTCATCCAG GGGACTTCGACACAGTGCAGAGCCCCTCCACGCCCATCAAAGAGCTGGACGACCGAGCCTGCCGGAGTGGGGGGTCCAAGTCCCGGGGCAGGGGCCGCAAGAATaacccctcccctcctccggaCAGTGACCTGGAG CGGGTTTTTGTGTGGGATCTGGATGAAACCATCATCGTCTTCCACTCTCTGCTCACCGGCTCGTATGCACAAAAATATGGCAAG GACCCCCCCATGGCGGTGACGCTGGGCCTGAGGATGGAAGAGATGATCTTCAACTTGGCCGACACACATTTATTCTTCAATGATCTGGAG GAGTGTGATCAGGTACATATCGATGACGTGTCATCAGACGACAACGGACAAGACTTAAG TACTTACAGTTTTGCAACTGATGGCTTCCATGCAGCTGCGACCAGCGCTAACCTGTGTCTGGCCACGGGGGTCCGAGGCGGGGTCGACTGGATGAGGAAACTGGCCTTCCGCTACCGACGGGTCAAAGAGTTGTATAGCACTTACAAAAACAATGTGGGCG GTCTGCTGGGTCCAGCCAAGAGAGACGCCTGGCTGCAGCTGAGAGCCGAGGTGGAGGCTCTGACCGACTCCTGGCTGACACACGCGCTCAAGTCGCTGTCCATCATCAGCTCAAG GAGTAATTGCGTAAACGTGTTGGTGACCACGACTCAGCTCATCCCTGCGCTGGCTAAAGTTCTTTTGTATAGTCTGGGATCGGTTTTTCCCATCGAGAACATTTATAGTGCAACCAAAATAG CACAACATGCCCTTCTGGAGAATATCCAGCCACTCGGACCTGCTGGCGTTACATCAAGCACTGGAGTTTGA